A section of the Nitrospirota bacterium genome encodes:
- a CDS encoding transcriptional regulator has product MEFIETPIFTRLISGYLSDIEYSALQIELALNPESGDIIQGSGGLRKLRWSGKGKGKRGGLRIIYYWQKQNHEIWLLTIYAKNEAEDISLEILKKIRKEIGK; this is encoded by the coding sequence ATGGAATTTATTGAAACGCCTATATTCACAAGATTAATATCCGGTTACCTGAGTGACATTGAATACTCTGCATTACAAATAGAGCTTGCTCTGAATCCGGAATCTGGCGACATTATTCAGGGGAGTGGAGGCCTCCGGAAACTGCGCTGGAGCGGAAAGGGAAAGGGTAAACGTGGCGGATTGCGCATAATCTATTATTGGCAGAAACAAAACCATGAGATATGGCTACTGACTATATATGCCAAGAATGAGGCCGAAGATATATCGTTGGAGATTTTAAAGAAAATAAGAAAGGAGATCGGGAAATGA
- a CDS encoding helix-turn-helix domain-containing protein, which yields MKKRDIGQEILDGIKDIKKGRGNKFMVEVPSDVKKIRDNLNLSQSAFAAIMGISIRTLQDWEQGRRKPSGPAMALLRIASIHPEAFRAA from the coding sequence ATGAAAAAAAGAGATATAGGGCAGGAAATCCTTGACGGGATCAAGGACATTAAGAAAGGCCGGGGAAATAAATTTATGGTTGAGGTTCCCTCAGATGTAAAAAAAATCCGTGACAACCTGAATCTTAGCCAGTCGGCGTTTGCCGCAATTATGGGGATAAGCATCAGGACATTGCAGGACTGGGAACAGGGACGTAGAAAACCATCGGGGCCTGCGATGGCACTATTGAGGATAGCAAGTATACATCCTGAAGCATTCCGGGCGGCTTAA